GCTTTTTGGCTCGATGATGCCCAAGGAACCAGTTATCTTGGTGATGCCTCCGGCCCATTAGCACGTATTAAAACCCACAACGTCGGCGACGGTGATTTCTTTAATTGGTTGAAGGAAGATTTGGCAGCCAATTCGGTCGCACCAGGTCAAGGTTTTCGTCTTGGTTGGGTGGGATACCTCGGTTATGAGCTGAAAGCCGAAGCTGGCGCAAGGCCTACGCACACATCGAATCTTCCAGATGCTCACCTAATTTTTGCTGATCGTGCCATTGCGGTGGAACCACATCAGGTGCGTTTGATGGCGTTGGGGGAGCAGGATGCGTGGATCGCGGAAACCAGTGAAAAGCTCCACAATTTATCTGCCCCAAGACCACCTGCATCCGGTCACCTCAATCTGCACGTACGCATTTCTAAAGATGAGTATCTGGCCAAAATACACAAGGCCCAGGATCTGATTACCCGTGGTGAATCTTATGAAATCTGCCTTACAACAAAGCTTCACGGCATCACTGACACAGATCCTCTTGCTGCGTATTTAGCACTGCGTGCAGCTAATCCCACAGCGTATGGTGCATATCTCCAGCTTGGCGATACATCCATTTTAAGCTCTTCACCAGAGCGTTTCATCACCATTGATTCAGCAGGTCACGTGGAATCAAAGCCGATTAAGGGCACCAGACCCCGTGGACAGTCCGTGGAAGAAGACCAAGCAATTATCGCCGAGCTGCGCAGTAATCCTAAAGATCGTGCAGAAAACCTAATGATTGTGGATTTAGTCCGCAATGATTTAGCACGCGGCGCCTTGCCCACGACGGTAAAAACTTCAAAGCTTTTCGACATAGAAACCTTCGCCACCGTACACCAACTCGTTAGCACCGTTTCTGCAAAGCTTGGACCACGCAACCCGATTGAGTGTGTCCGCGCAGCATTCCCTGGTGGCTCAATGACCGGTGCGCCGAAGCTGCGCACAATGGAGATCATTGATGAATTGGAGGAAGCACCCCGCGGTATCTACTCCGGTGGTTTGGGCTATTTTTCCCTTGACGGTGCAGTTGATCTTTCCATGGTGATCAGAACTTTAGTTATCCAAAATAACCACGTGGACTACGGTGTGGGCGGCGCGATTCTTGCTCTTTCTGATCCCGAAGCCGAGTGGGAGGAAATCCGGGTCAAATCACGGCCGTTGCTTAACTTATTTGGGGTGGAGTTTCCGTGACCTATCTTGTGTGGGATGGCTTTAGCCTCGTGGAAGACGACCTGGAATCAACACCGAAGGTGGTCGATTCCTATTTGGTTAAAGACCATCAGGTGGTGCGGTGGGATCTTCATGAACAACGTTTTGCCCGCAGCATAGACTCAGATCCCTGGAATTTTCTCCACGAAGTAAGAAAGGCCATCCCAAGCCACGGTTCATGGTTTCCCAAAATTGAATGGCATGGTGGCAACGATTTCGCAGTCCAAATTCGGCCAGCACCTGCCTTGCGTGAAACGACATCCCTGTGGCTTTCAGAAACACCGGATCCACGCACACAGCCAACAATTAAAGGTCCTGATTTAGATGTGTTGGCCTATCTGCGCAGCCGTGCTGTGAATAATGGTTGCGACGATGCACTTTTAATTAGCGCTGATGGGTTCATTCTTGAAGCAGCTAATGCCACTGTGGTGTTTTGGGCAGATCCACAGACCGTTATTGTGCCAAGTGGGGAGGTGTTGCCGTCAGTAACGTTGGCTGCAACTATTCCGCTGTGGCACAAAGCTGGCATTAAGGTGATCTACCAAAATATCCGCCACATTGATTTTCCAGCGTGGTGCGGTAGTTCTTTGCATGGCTGGACACCGGTGGTTAGTTGGGGGAGAGGCTCAGGAAAATTTACTGCGGCTAAACCACCGTCGGTAAAACCGTGGAATGCACAACTGCGCCCGACACTTCATTCATAGGAAGTGTTGGGCGCAGAGAAACGGGCGGTGCTAAGCCTTGTCGGTTTCTTCGGTTTCTTTCTTCGCGGTGTCGCGTCCTTCGGCAAGCTGGGTACGTGCGGCGCGTAACCAATCTGGCTGATTTTCCAAAAGTGCTTTGATATCAGCGGTGGTCAGGGGTTTGTCCATGTCGTTCTTTTTTAGAGCGGCGATGGTGATGCCCAATTTTTGGGCCACCACTGGACGGGGGTGTGGGCCTTCACGGCGTAGTGTTTGGAGCCACTCCGGTGGGTTTTCCTGCAGGTTCTTGAACTCTTGGTGAGTCAATGCACCTGATTGGAACTCCTCTGGCGTGGCGGGCAAAAACAGTCCGAGCTTCTTGGCTGCGGTCTGTGGCTTCATTGCTCTGCCCGATGGCTGGCGTACAGATTCTTCGTTCACGCCCACAACGGTAGCATTGTTTTCATGCTGACCTTAAGTTTCATCACTGGCACTGAGCCAGGAAAGTGGTTTACCCGATTCCGAGATCGGACTCATCACGGTGGACTTGAAACAAAAGATTCAGATGACGCGCTCGGCGACATGCTGGCTGGCCAGGCACAACTCGCCTTAACTAGGCTTCCAGATGCGCGTATCGACGCCTCCCTCCACGTGGTTAATCTTTATCAAGAACAACCCGGCATTGCTTTTCCCAAAGACTATTTCCTTAGTGCCGCAGAAGGCGCGGTGGATCCAGCGGAACTTGATGGTGAGATCATCAATTGGCAGATGCCCAGCAGTGGGGAAGTAGATGCTGCAGCCGTTCGGGAAGCATTGCAGATTGTTGCCGCGAATGTTGGTGTCGTCATCGCACCTCGCCCCCTGCTTAA
Above is a genomic segment from Corynebacterium suranareeae containing:
- the pabB gene encoding aminodeoxychorismate synthase component I; its protein translation is MRVLIIDNYDSFTFNLATYVEEVTDQAPTVVPNDQQIDETLFDAVILSPGPGSAGVPADFGICADVIDRARVPILGVCLGHQGIALAHGGDVELAPRPVHGEVSQITHDGSALFAGIPETFQAVRYHSMVATRLPEVLKTTATSEDGLIMALAHETLPQWGVQFHPESIGGQFGHQIIKNFLNLARQYRWQITEKTIPLSVDPAAVFETFFADSSHAFWLDDAQGTSYLGDASGPLARIKTHNVGDGDFFNWLKEDLAANSVAPGQGFRLGWVGYLGYELKAEAGARPTHTSNLPDAHLIFADRAIAVEPHQVRLMALGEQDAWIAETSEKLHNLSAPRPPASGHLNLHVRISKDEYLAKIHKAQDLITRGESYEICLTTKLHGITDTDPLAAYLALRAANPTAYGAYLQLGDTSILSSSPERFITIDSAGHVESKPIKGTRPRGQSVEEDQAIIAELRSNPKDRAENLMIVDLVRNDLARGALPTTVKTSKLFDIETFATVHQLVSTVSAKLGPRNPIECVRAAFPGGSMTGAPKLRTMEIIDELEEAPRGIYSGGLGYFSLDGAVDLSMVIRTLVIQNNHVDYGVGGAILALSDPEAEWEEIRVKSRPLLNLFGVEFP
- a CDS encoding aminotransferase class IV: MTYLVWDGFSLVEDDLESTPKVVDSYLVKDHQVVRWDLHEQRFARSIDSDPWNFLHEVRKAIPSHGSWFPKIEWHGGNDFAVQIRPAPALRETTSLWLSETPDPRTQPTIKGPDLDVLAYLRSRAVNNGCDDALLISADGFILEAANATVVFWADPQTVIVPSGEVLPSVTLAATIPLWHKAGIKVIYQNIRHIDFPAWCGSSLHGWTPVVSWGRGSGKFTAAKPPSVKPWNAQLRPTLHS
- a CDS encoding DUF5997 family protein, with the translated sequence MGVNEESVRQPSGRAMKPQTAAKKLGLFLPATPEEFQSGALTHQEFKNLQENPPEWLQTLRREGPHPRPVVAQKLGITIAALKKNDMDKPLTTADIKALLENQPDWLRAARTQLAEGRDTAKKETEETDKA
- a CDS encoding LysR family transcriptional regulator substrate-binding protein → MLTLSFITGTEPGKWFTRFRDRTHHGGLETKDSDDALGDMLAGQAQLALTRLPDARIDASLHVVNLYQEQPGIAFPKDYFLSAAEGAVDPAELDGEIINWQMPSSGEVDAAAVREALQIVAANVGVVIAPRPLLKVLSKKLVEHRDLLGGVETTIALVWKKDEDSEEIQDFVGIARGRTRNSSRQQTVKRSAREKTLAKQARRQGEKPKTSKRSPAKKRPGKRR